One region of Nycticebus coucang isolate mNycCou1 chromosome 10, mNycCou1.pri, whole genome shotgun sequence genomic DNA includes:
- the RUSC1 gene encoding AP-4 complex accessory subunit RUSC1 isoform X1, whose translation MLSPQRALLCNLNHIHLQHVSLGLHLSRRPELREGPLSTSPPPGDTGGKESRGPCSGTLVDANSNSPAVPCRCCQDHGSSLENRLDPSREEEGAASPSDPGCSSSLSSCSDLSPDESPVSVYSRNLPGDDEAHLQSSIIPLEQGSPLASAGPGACSPDSFCCSPDSCSGASSPPGSGLDSNCNALTTCQDLPSPSLEEEDESGEQDLPTSELLEVDDGKIDAGKTEPSWKINPIWKIDTEKTEGGWKTTENDNRSWEINENTNSSWKNESGKFNSGWKTNTGINDSGSKTDSGKIDGGWRSDVSEEPVPHRTITSFHELAQKRKRGPGLPLLPQAKKDRSDWLIVFSPDTELPPTGSLGSSCAPTREVTTFKELRSRSRAPPPPVPPRDPPAGWALVPPRPPPPPIPPRRKKNRPGLQPIAEGLPDEGRAGSPAAGEEAPAAKEPEEVGAQAGVAAGLLRPRRPRVFRLSAHGRPLAAGGAARAAASLHLAPPAGPRTRLRGPHLPVRQSPVGAYSPPPRGALPCLAGPELALLLSPLFPRSSTFPATAPPPRQVPAPPLPPPPRPPKAPRWTRSPPPPPRLLRGSWSFAGVPGAQRMWMAEAQSGTGQLQEQKKGLLVAVSASVDKIISHFGAARNLVQKAQLGDSRLSPDVGHLVLTTLCPALHALVADGLKPFRKDLITGQRRSSPWSVVEASVKPGSGSRALGALYSQVSRLAPLSSSRSRFHAFILGLLNTKQLELWFSSLQEDAGLLSLLYLPTGFFSLARSGCPSLSTELLLLLQPLSVLTFHLDLLFEHHHHLALGPTQAPAPPGPPPALQQTVQAVLHWGGRLAQSLRGASREAAPGPLVPPSPPTPGSWWEQLTQASRVYASGGTEVFPLPRWGLGRHGTATEGTQERPPATEETAPGGGMWLGRLFGVPGGPAENESGVLKSRRPSSWLPLTVSVLALVRRGPAPETPPGELKALVPSTVQTHRAVRALCDHIAAGPDQLSFRCGEVLRVIATVDEDWLRCGRDGSEGLVPVGYTSLVL comes from the exons ATGTTGTCGCCTCAGAGGGCTTTGCTCTGCAACCTCAACCACATCCACCTCCAGCACGTCTCCCTGGGCCTGCACTTGTCCCGCCGGCCCGAGCTACGGGAGGGGCCCTTGAGCACATCCCCTCCTCCAGGAGACACCGGGGGCAAGGAGAGCCGGGGCCCGTGCAGTGGGACCCTGGTGGACGCCAATTCCAACAGCCCAGCAGTGCCCTGCAGATGCTGCCAGGATCATGGGTCCAGCTTAGAAAACCGGCTGGACCCATCACGAGAGGAGGAGGGGGCTGCCTCTCCCTCAGACCCGGGttgctcctcctccctcagctcctGCTCAGATCTTAGCCCAGATGAGTCCCCGGTCTCAGTCTACTCTCGGAACCTGCCTGGTGATGATGAAGCCCACCTCCAGTCCAGTATCATCCCCTTGGAGCAAGGCTCCCCACTGGCGTCAGCAGGCCCTGGAGCCTGCTCCCCAGACAGCTTCTGCTGCTCTCCAGATTCCTGCTCTGGAGCGTCCTCACCACCCGGCTCTGGTCTGGACTCGAACTGCAACGCCCTAACCACCTGCCAGGACCTCCCTTCCCCAAGCCTAGAGGAAGAGGATGAGAGTGGGGAGCAGGATCTCCCTACATCTGAGCTCTTAGAAGTGGATGATGGGAAAATCGATGCTGGGAAAACGGAGCCCAGTTGGAAAATTAACCCCATTTGGAAAATTGACACAGAGAAAACTGAAGGTGGATGGAAAACCACCGAGAACGATAACCGTAGTTGGGAAATCAACGAAAATACTAACTCTAGCTGGAAAAATGAATCTGGAAAATTCAACTCTGGCTGGAAAACCAACACAGGAATCAATGATTCCGGCTCGAAAACAGATTCAGGGAAAATTGATGGGGGGTGGAGAAGTGACGTCAGCGAGGAGCCGGTGCCCCACCGGACAATCACGTCCTTCCACGAGCTGGCCCAGAAGCGCAAGCGGGGCCCGGGGTTGCCCCTGCTGCCTCAGGCCAAGAAAGATCGCAGTGACTGGCTCATAGTGTTCTCCCCGGACACGGAGCTGCCCCCCACTGGCTCGCTGGGCAGCTCCTGCGCACCTACTCGGGAAGTCACCACCTTCAAGGAACTCAGATCCCGAAGCCGGGCCCCGCCCCCGCCAGTCCCGCCCCGAGACCCCCCAGCCGGCTGGGCTCTGGTCCCGCCCCGGCCTCCACCCCCGCCCATTCCTCCACGGAGGAAGAAGAACCGACCCGGGCTGCAGCCTATAGCCGAGGGACTGCCCGACGAGGGCAGGGCGGGCAGCCCCGCAGCGGGCGAGGAGGCGCCCGCCGCGAAGGAGCCGGAGGAGGTCGGCGCTCAGGCAGGAGTCGCGG CCGGCCTGCTCCGGCCCCGGCGGCCGCGGGTTTTCCGGCTCTCGGCCCACGGGCGCCCCCTGGCGGCGGGTGGGGCCGCGCGCGCGGCCGCGTCCCTGCACTTGGCGCCCCCGGCGGGGCCGCGCACAAGGCTGCGGGGGCCGCACCTGCCGGTCCGCCAGTCCCCGGTGGGGGCCTATTCGCCGCCGCCGCGGGGAGCGCTGCCCTGCCTCGCCGGCCCGGAGCTGGCACTGCTGCTGTCCCCGCTCTTCCCCAGAAGCAGCACCTTCCCCGCCACAGCTCCCCCGCCCCGCCAGGTACCCGCCCCCCCGCTGCCACCGCCACCTCGTCCGCCGAAGGCCCCTCGCTGGACTCGGAGCCCGCCGCCTCCGCCCAGGCTAC TTCGTGGTTCCTGGTCGTTCGCCGGTGTCCCCGGGGCTCAGCGAATGTGGATGGCAGAAGCCCAGAGCGGGACTGGCCAGCTACAGGAGCAGAAGAAAG GTCTCCTGGTCGCCGTCAGTGCCTCGGTGGACAAAATCATCTCACATTTCGGGGCTGCGCGGAACTTGGTTCAGAAG GCCCAGTTGGGGGACAGTCGGCTGAGCCCGGATGTGGGGCATTTGGTGCTGACCACCCTCTGCCCTGCGCTTCATGCCCTGGTGGCAGATGGGCTGAAGCCTTTTCGGAAGGACCTCATCACCGGGCAGCGCAGGAGCAGCCCCTGGAGCGTGGTGGAGGCGTCGGTGAAGCCAG GCTCGGGCAGCCGTGCCCTCGGAGCCCTGTACAGCCAGGTCAGCCGCCTGGCCCCGCTGAGCAGCAGCCGCAGTCGCTTCCACGCCTTTATCTTGGGCCTCCTCAA CACTAAGCAGCTGGAGCTGTGGTTTTCCAGTCTCCAGGAAGATGCAG gcctgctgtccctcctgtaCCTCCCCACAGGATTCTTCTCCCTGGCCCGCAGTGGCTGTCCCTCTCTGTCCACAGAGTTGCTGCTCTTGCTGCAGCCGTTGTCAGTGCTCACCTTCCACCTGGACCTCCTTTTCGAGCACCATCACCACCTGGCCCTGGGCCCGACCCAGGCACCTGCGCCCCCAGGCCCACCTCCAGCCCTGCAGCAGACAGTGCAGGCTGTGCTGCACTGGGGCGGGCGTTTGGCCCAGAGCCTTCGGGGTGCTTCCAGGGAGGCTGCTCCAGGCCCCTTGGTACCCCCAAGCCCTCCCACACCTGGCAGCTGGTGGGAGCAGCTGACCCAGGCCTCTCGGGTCTATGCCTCTGGGGGCACAGAGGTCTTCCCTCTTCCCCGGTGGGGACTCGGACGTCATGGAACTGCCACCGAAGGTACACAGGAGAGACCCCCAGCTACAGAGGAAACAGCACCAGGCGGAGGCATGTGGCTGGGGAGGCTGTTTGGAGTGCCTGGAGGCCCTGCAGAGAATGAGAGTGGAGTCCTGAAGTCCAG GAGGCCATCTAGCTGGTTGCCCCTGACAGTAAGTGTGTTGGCTCTGGTGAGACGGGGGCCAGCTCCTGAGACTCCTCCTGGAGAGCTGAAAGCCTTGGTGCCCAGCACGGTGCAGACCCACAG
- the RUSC1 gene encoding AP-4 complex accessory subunit RUSC1 isoform X3, translated as MLSPQRALLCNLNHIHLQHVSLGLHLSRRPELREGPLSTSPPPGDTGGKESRGPCSGTLVDANSNSPAVPCRCCQDHGSSLENRLDPSREEEGAASPSDPGCSSSLSSCSDLSPDESPVSVYSRNLPGDDEAHLQSSIIPLEQGSPLASAGPGACSPDSFCCSPDSCSGASSPPGSGLDSNCNALTTCQDLPSPSLEEEDESGEQDLPTSELLEVDDGKIDAGKTEPSWKINPIWKIDTEKTEGGWKTTENDNRSWEINENTNSSWKNESGKFNSGWKTNTGINDSGSKTDSGKIDGGWRSDVSEEPVPHRTITSFHELAQKRKRGPGLPLLPQAKKDRSDWLIVFSPDTELPPTGSLGSSCAPTREVTTFKELRSRSRAPPPPVPPRDPPAGWALVPPRPPPPPIPPRRKKNRPGLQPIAEGLPDEGRAGSPAAGEEAPAAKEPEEVGAQAGVAVRGSWSFAGVPGAQRMWMAEAQSGTGQLQEQKKGLLVAVSASVDKIISHFGAARNLVQKAQLGDSRLSPDVGHLVLTTLCPALHALVADGLKPFRKDLITGQRRSSPWSVVEASVKPGSGSRALGALYSQVSRLAPLSSSRSRFHAFILGLLNTKQLELWFSSLQEDAGLLSLLYLPTGFFSLARSGCPSLSTELLLLLQPLSVLTFHLDLLFEHHHHLALGPTQAPAPPGPPPALQQTVQAVLHWGGRLAQSLRGASREAAPGPLVPPSPPTPGSWWEQLTQASRVYASGGTEVFPLPRWGLGRHGTATEGTQERPPATEETAPGGGMWLGRLFGVPGGPAENESGVLKSRRPSSWLPLTVSVLALVRRGPAPETPPGELKALVPSTVQTHRAVRALCDHIAAGPDQLSFRCGEVLRVIATVDEDWLRCGRDGSEGLVPVGYTSLVL; from the exons ATGTTGTCGCCTCAGAGGGCTTTGCTCTGCAACCTCAACCACATCCACCTCCAGCACGTCTCCCTGGGCCTGCACTTGTCCCGCCGGCCCGAGCTACGGGAGGGGCCCTTGAGCACATCCCCTCCTCCAGGAGACACCGGGGGCAAGGAGAGCCGGGGCCCGTGCAGTGGGACCCTGGTGGACGCCAATTCCAACAGCCCAGCAGTGCCCTGCAGATGCTGCCAGGATCATGGGTCCAGCTTAGAAAACCGGCTGGACCCATCACGAGAGGAGGAGGGGGCTGCCTCTCCCTCAGACCCGGGttgctcctcctccctcagctcctGCTCAGATCTTAGCCCAGATGAGTCCCCGGTCTCAGTCTACTCTCGGAACCTGCCTGGTGATGATGAAGCCCACCTCCAGTCCAGTATCATCCCCTTGGAGCAAGGCTCCCCACTGGCGTCAGCAGGCCCTGGAGCCTGCTCCCCAGACAGCTTCTGCTGCTCTCCAGATTCCTGCTCTGGAGCGTCCTCACCACCCGGCTCTGGTCTGGACTCGAACTGCAACGCCCTAACCACCTGCCAGGACCTCCCTTCCCCAAGCCTAGAGGAAGAGGATGAGAGTGGGGAGCAGGATCTCCCTACATCTGAGCTCTTAGAAGTGGATGATGGGAAAATCGATGCTGGGAAAACGGAGCCCAGTTGGAAAATTAACCCCATTTGGAAAATTGACACAGAGAAAACTGAAGGTGGATGGAAAACCACCGAGAACGATAACCGTAGTTGGGAAATCAACGAAAATACTAACTCTAGCTGGAAAAATGAATCTGGAAAATTCAACTCTGGCTGGAAAACCAACACAGGAATCAATGATTCCGGCTCGAAAACAGATTCAGGGAAAATTGATGGGGGGTGGAGAAGTGACGTCAGCGAGGAGCCGGTGCCCCACCGGACAATCACGTCCTTCCACGAGCTGGCCCAGAAGCGCAAGCGGGGCCCGGGGTTGCCCCTGCTGCCTCAGGCCAAGAAAGATCGCAGTGACTGGCTCATAGTGTTCTCCCCGGACACGGAGCTGCCCCCCACTGGCTCGCTGGGCAGCTCCTGCGCACCTACTCGGGAAGTCACCACCTTCAAGGAACTCAGATCCCGAAGCCGGGCCCCGCCCCCGCCAGTCCCGCCCCGAGACCCCCCAGCCGGCTGGGCTCTGGTCCCGCCCCGGCCTCCACCCCCGCCCATTCCTCCACGGAGGAAGAAGAACCGACCCGGGCTGCAGCCTATAGCCGAGGGACTGCCCGACGAGGGCAGGGCGGGCAGCCCCGCAGCGGGCGAGGAGGCGCCCGCCGCGAAGGAGCCGGAGGAGGTCGGCGCTCAGGCAGGAGTCGCGG TTCGTGGTTCCTGGTCGTTCGCCGGTGTCCCCGGGGCTCAGCGAATGTGGATGGCAGAAGCCCAGAGCGGGACTGGCCAGCTACAGGAGCAGAAGAAAG GTCTCCTGGTCGCCGTCAGTGCCTCGGTGGACAAAATCATCTCACATTTCGGGGCTGCGCGGAACTTGGTTCAGAAG GCCCAGTTGGGGGACAGTCGGCTGAGCCCGGATGTGGGGCATTTGGTGCTGACCACCCTCTGCCCTGCGCTTCATGCCCTGGTGGCAGATGGGCTGAAGCCTTTTCGGAAGGACCTCATCACCGGGCAGCGCAGGAGCAGCCCCTGGAGCGTGGTGGAGGCGTCGGTGAAGCCAG GCTCGGGCAGCCGTGCCCTCGGAGCCCTGTACAGCCAGGTCAGCCGCCTGGCCCCGCTGAGCAGCAGCCGCAGTCGCTTCCACGCCTTTATCTTGGGCCTCCTCAA CACTAAGCAGCTGGAGCTGTGGTTTTCCAGTCTCCAGGAAGATGCAG gcctgctgtccctcctgtaCCTCCCCACAGGATTCTTCTCCCTGGCCCGCAGTGGCTGTCCCTCTCTGTCCACAGAGTTGCTGCTCTTGCTGCAGCCGTTGTCAGTGCTCACCTTCCACCTGGACCTCCTTTTCGAGCACCATCACCACCTGGCCCTGGGCCCGACCCAGGCACCTGCGCCCCCAGGCCCACCTCCAGCCCTGCAGCAGACAGTGCAGGCTGTGCTGCACTGGGGCGGGCGTTTGGCCCAGAGCCTTCGGGGTGCTTCCAGGGAGGCTGCTCCAGGCCCCTTGGTACCCCCAAGCCCTCCCACACCTGGCAGCTGGTGGGAGCAGCTGACCCAGGCCTCTCGGGTCTATGCCTCTGGGGGCACAGAGGTCTTCCCTCTTCCCCGGTGGGGACTCGGACGTCATGGAACTGCCACCGAAGGTACACAGGAGAGACCCCCAGCTACAGAGGAAACAGCACCAGGCGGAGGCATGTGGCTGGGGAGGCTGTTTGGAGTGCCTGGAGGCCCTGCAGAGAATGAGAGTGGAGTCCTGAAGTCCAG GAGGCCATCTAGCTGGTTGCCCCTGACAGTAAGTGTGTTGGCTCTGGTGAGACGGGGGCCAGCTCCTGAGACTCCTCCTGGAGAGCTGAAAGCCTTGGTGCCCAGCACGGTGCAGACCCACAG
- the RUSC1 gene encoding AP-4 complex accessory subunit RUSC1 isoform X2 — protein sequence MLSPQRALLCNLNHIHLQHVSLGLHLSRRPELREGPLSTSPPPGDTGGKESRGPCSGTLVDANSNSPAVPCRCCQDHGSSLENRLDPSREEEGAASPSDPGCSSSLSSCSDLSPDESPVSVYSRNLPGDDEAHLQSSIIPLEQGSPLASAGPGACSPDSFCCSPDSCSGASSPPGSGLDSNCNALTTCQDLPSPSLEEEDESGEQDLPTSELLEVDDGKIDAGKTEPSWKINPIWKIDTEKTEGGWKTTENDNRSWEINENTNSSWKNESGKFNSGWKTNTGINDSGSKTDSGKIDGGWRSDVSEEPVPHRTITSFHELAQKRKRGPGLPLLPQAKKDRSDWLIVFSPDTELPPTGSLGSSCAPTREVTTFKELRSRSRAPPPPVPPRDPPAGWALVPPRPPPPPIPPRRKKNRPGLQPIAEGLPDEGRAGSPAAGEEAPAAKEPEEVGAQAGVAAGLLRPRRPRVFRLSAHGRPLAAGGAARAAASLHLAPPAGPRTRLRGPHLPVRQSPVGAYSPPPRGALPCLAGPELALLLSPLFPRSSTFPATAPPPRQVPAPPLPPPPRPPKAPRWTRSPPPPPRLRKTDGARLPPSPPRSLPPSPSSVYAQSELPGSGGSRQVRWSSWGAGLLCLPRARPPGPHTPGCSSVHPQNAESVGPSESVIRHLGSRPLWESLVSAGLASPCSGRAQAELPGIQGARGQAVPSARPLWVRGSLRARLRGASVFPSKGFRASRPWGLASRSIYSFPSVCPLVQAPTCSSGLRGQGGVGAPGVPLPLSGRLVSLSPCLGATRSKGPAVPSVGLLRPRSSWFLVVRRCPRGSANVDGRSPERDWPATGAEERSPGRRQCLGGQNHLTFRGCAELGSEGPVGGQSAEPGCGAFGADHPLPCASCPGGRWAEAFSEGPHHRAAQEQPLERGGGVGEARLGQPCPRSPVQPGQPPGPAEQQPQSLPRLYLGPPQH from the exons ATGTTGTCGCCTCAGAGGGCTTTGCTCTGCAACCTCAACCACATCCACCTCCAGCACGTCTCCCTGGGCCTGCACTTGTCCCGCCGGCCCGAGCTACGGGAGGGGCCCTTGAGCACATCCCCTCCTCCAGGAGACACCGGGGGCAAGGAGAGCCGGGGCCCGTGCAGTGGGACCCTGGTGGACGCCAATTCCAACAGCCCAGCAGTGCCCTGCAGATGCTGCCAGGATCATGGGTCCAGCTTAGAAAACCGGCTGGACCCATCACGAGAGGAGGAGGGGGCTGCCTCTCCCTCAGACCCGGGttgctcctcctccctcagctcctGCTCAGATCTTAGCCCAGATGAGTCCCCGGTCTCAGTCTACTCTCGGAACCTGCCTGGTGATGATGAAGCCCACCTCCAGTCCAGTATCATCCCCTTGGAGCAAGGCTCCCCACTGGCGTCAGCAGGCCCTGGAGCCTGCTCCCCAGACAGCTTCTGCTGCTCTCCAGATTCCTGCTCTGGAGCGTCCTCACCACCCGGCTCTGGTCTGGACTCGAACTGCAACGCCCTAACCACCTGCCAGGACCTCCCTTCCCCAAGCCTAGAGGAAGAGGATGAGAGTGGGGAGCAGGATCTCCCTACATCTGAGCTCTTAGAAGTGGATGATGGGAAAATCGATGCTGGGAAAACGGAGCCCAGTTGGAAAATTAACCCCATTTGGAAAATTGACACAGAGAAAACTGAAGGTGGATGGAAAACCACCGAGAACGATAACCGTAGTTGGGAAATCAACGAAAATACTAACTCTAGCTGGAAAAATGAATCTGGAAAATTCAACTCTGGCTGGAAAACCAACACAGGAATCAATGATTCCGGCTCGAAAACAGATTCAGGGAAAATTGATGGGGGGTGGAGAAGTGACGTCAGCGAGGAGCCGGTGCCCCACCGGACAATCACGTCCTTCCACGAGCTGGCCCAGAAGCGCAAGCGGGGCCCGGGGTTGCCCCTGCTGCCTCAGGCCAAGAAAGATCGCAGTGACTGGCTCATAGTGTTCTCCCCGGACACGGAGCTGCCCCCCACTGGCTCGCTGGGCAGCTCCTGCGCACCTACTCGGGAAGTCACCACCTTCAAGGAACTCAGATCCCGAAGCCGGGCCCCGCCCCCGCCAGTCCCGCCCCGAGACCCCCCAGCCGGCTGGGCTCTGGTCCCGCCCCGGCCTCCACCCCCGCCCATTCCTCCACGGAGGAAGAAGAACCGACCCGGGCTGCAGCCTATAGCCGAGGGACTGCCCGACGAGGGCAGGGCGGGCAGCCCCGCAGCGGGCGAGGAGGCGCCCGCCGCGAAGGAGCCGGAGGAGGTCGGCGCTCAGGCAGGAGTCGCGG CCGGCCTGCTCCGGCCCCGGCGGCCGCGGGTTTTCCGGCTCTCGGCCCACGGGCGCCCCCTGGCGGCGGGTGGGGCCGCGCGCGCGGCCGCGTCCCTGCACTTGGCGCCCCCGGCGGGGCCGCGCACAAGGCTGCGGGGGCCGCACCTGCCGGTCCGCCAGTCCCCGGTGGGGGCCTATTCGCCGCCGCCGCGGGGAGCGCTGCCCTGCCTCGCCGGCCCGGAGCTGGCACTGCTGCTGTCCCCGCTCTTCCCCAGAAGCAGCACCTTCCCCGCCACAGCTCCCCCGCCCCGCCAGGTACCCGCCCCCCCGCTGCCACCGCCACCTCGTCCGCCGAAGGCCCCTCGCTGGACTCGGAGCCCGCCGCCTCCGCCCAGGCTACGTAAGACGGACGGGGCGAGGCTTCCCCCGTCCCCTCCCAGGTCCCTTCCGCCCTCGCCCAGCTCTGTCTACGCTCAGTCCGAGTTACCAGGCTCGGGCGGGTCCCGGCAAGTCCGCTGGTCCTCATGGGGGGCTGGGCTGCTCTGCCTGCCGCGAGCCCGTCCTCCTGGCCCCCACACCCCGGGCTGCTCCAGCGTCCACCCCCAGAACGCCGAGTCTGTGGGTCCGAGCGAGTCCGTGATCAGGCACTTGGGGTCACGCCCTCTGTGGGAGTCCTTGGTCAGTGCGGGTCTGGCCTCGCCTTGTTCGGGAAGGGCGCAGGCGGAGCTCCCTGGAATTCAGGGCGCCAGAGGCCAAGCCGTCCCCAGTGCCCGCCCGCTGTGGGTAAGGGGCTCCCTCCGCGCGAGGCTGCGCGGGGCCTCGGTATTCCCTTCCAAGGGCTTCCGAGCCTCCCGACCCTGGGGACTTGCCTCCCGCAGTATCTACTCCTTTCCATCCGTCTGTCCATTGGTCCAGGCTCCCACGTGCTCCTCAGGCCTCCGTGGGCAGGGTGGGGTCGGGGCGCCTGGTGTCCCTCTCCCCTTGTCTGGGCGCCTGGTGTCCCTCTCCCCTTGTCTGGGCGCAACCCGTTCTAAAGGCCCAGCCGTTCCCTCTGTGGGACTTTTGAGACCCAGGAG TTCGTGGTTCCTGGTCGTTCGCCGGTGTCCCCGGGGCTCAGCGAATGTGGATGGCAGAAGCCCAGAGCGGGACTGGCCAGCTACAGGAGCAGAAGAAAG GTCTCCTGGTCGCCGTCAGTGCCTCGGTGGACAAAATCATCTCACATTTCGGGGCTGCGCGGAACTTGGTTCAGAAG GCCCAGTTGGGGGACAGTCGGCTGAGCCCGGATGTGGGGCATTTGGTGCTGACCACCCTCTGCCCTGCGCTTCATGCCCTGGTGGCAGATGGGCTGAAGCCTTTTCGGAAGGACCTCATCACCGGGCAGCGCAGGAGCAGCCCCTGGAGCGTGGTGGAGGCGTCGGTGAAGCCAG GCTCGGGCAGCCGTGCCCTCGGAGCCCTGTACAGCCAGGTCAGCCGCCTGGCCCCGCTGAGCAGCAGCCGCAGTCGCTTCCACGCCTTTATCTTGGGCCTCCTCAA CACTAA